In Halobacteriovorax sp. HLS, one DNA window encodes the following:
- a CDS encoding matrixin family metalloprotease, with amino-acid sequence MKAIAVFIICMSCFNSNAFTLVSSPPTKFPVMEVVVNVSSDSCSGAGITNEGLLDLVETAANDFWNSVTTSALVLKRGTLVSTTLNGVTSIGAAASQTTANTIIVGCSTNTTLFPTPGSDNTLGVGGIGSYSSGVKGAFLVNANGNFVNQGQTERLAVIAHELGHALGLGHSSDPIALMYYSVSSKTQERLTMDDKDGLTYLYPNEDAIAASCGSVSYSGDNGGGPSSLLLTLLGFLLLMRFARFDKKNASIMEA; translated from the coding sequence ATGAAGGCCATTGCAGTATTTATTATTTGTATGAGTTGTTTTAATTCTAATGCATTTACTCTTGTCTCTAGTCCTCCTACAAAGTTTCCGGTGATGGAAGTAGTAGTTAATGTATCTAGTGACAGTTGTTCAGGAGCTGGTATTACGAATGAAGGTCTACTTGATTTAGTCGAAACAGCGGCCAATGATTTTTGGAATAGTGTCACAACAAGTGCACTAGTTCTTAAAAGAGGTACTCTTGTGTCGACAACATTGAATGGAGTAACCTCTATAGGAGCTGCGGCCTCTCAGACTACAGCAAATACCATTATAGTTGGATGTTCTACAAATACGACTTTATTTCCAACTCCTGGGAGTGATAACACTCTTGGTGTAGGAGGAATTGGATCTTACTCAAGTGGAGTAAAGGGTGCCTTTCTCGTGAATGCTAATGGTAATTTTGTGAATCAAGGACAAACTGAGCGCTTAGCTGTCATCGCACATGAGCTTGGTCATGCTTTAGGTCTAGGTCATTCGTCTGACCCTATTGCTCTAATGTACTACTCTGTCAGTTCTAAAACACAAGAGAGATTAACTATGGATGATAAGGATGGCCTAACTTATCTCTACCCGAACGAAGATGCTATTGCTGCTAGTTGTGGGAGTGTCTCATACAGTGGCGATAATGGAGGAGGCCCTAGCAGTTTATTGCTAACTCTTCTTGGATTTTTATTACTCATGAGATTCGCTCGTTTTGACAAAAAAAATGCCTCCATAATGGAGGCATAA
- the lysS gene encoding lysine--tRNA ligase codes for MSQDKNQNTLVHWADFTADRIIRQRGDKEEYTVASGITPSGVVHFGNFREVITVDFVARALRARGKKVRFIFSWDDYDTFRKVPKNLPKQDELEAYLFQPIVDTPDPFDEAESYAAHHEQSFEAQLGKVGVEVQPIYQAKKYRAGDYKEEIKKALNMKADIAKILNEYRSTPYGDEYYPISVYCEKYKTDETEITGWDGVSKITYKHKKHDYTGEIDLMTTDKVKLPWRVDWPMRWVYENVDFEPGGKDHSSQGGSYTTAKEIVKLFGGETPVYLQYDFVSIKGAGGKMSSSSGNLITVNDILKVYEPEMVRWIFASYKSNVDFAVSFDLDVLKTYEDFDRQERLAYGLEAGNEKKVNMAKRVYELSQISEQPEQCPFQPSFRHLCNILQINDGNIDQARNYYKDEIKTQRDQRRFNERSTCALFWLENYAPEEFKFQINKSAVEYSVDDKQKEFMNKFTSFMESDWDSISTDKELHEKMYEIIHAVEVQPNDVFPVMYQKLICKEKGPKLAGFIRTIGKDRVLQLFK; via the coding sequence ATGAGTCAAGACAAGAATCAAAATACATTAGTTCATTGGGCAGATTTTACTGCAGACAGAATAATCAGACAAAGAGGCGACAAAGAAGAGTACACAGTAGCAAGTGGAATCACTCCTTCTGGTGTTGTACACTTTGGAAACTTCCGAGAAGTAATCACAGTTGATTTCGTTGCTCGCGCTCTAAGAGCAAGAGGAAAAAAAGTAAGATTTATTTTCAGCTGGGATGATTATGACACTTTTAGAAAGGTTCCAAAAAATCTTCCAAAACAAGATGAACTAGAAGCATATTTATTTCAACCCATCGTTGATACACCAGATCCTTTTGATGAAGCTGAGTCTTATGCGGCCCACCACGAACAAAGCTTCGAAGCACAACTTGGAAAAGTTGGAGTTGAAGTTCAACCAATTTATCAAGCAAAGAAATATAGAGCAGGTGATTACAAAGAAGAAATCAAGAAAGCTCTTAACATGAAAGCTGATATTGCAAAAATTTTAAATGAATATAGAAGTACACCATACGGAGACGAATACTACCCGATCAGTGTTTACTGTGAAAAGTATAAGACTGATGAAACAGAAATAACTGGTTGGGATGGTGTTAGTAAAATTACATATAAGCATAAGAAACATGACTACACAGGCGAGATAGACCTAATGACAACTGACAAGGTAAAGCTTCCTTGGCGAGTTGATTGGCCTATGCGTTGGGTATATGAAAACGTAGACTTTGAGCCAGGTGGTAAAGATCACTCTTCGCAAGGTGGTTCATATACAACAGCTAAAGAGATCGTGAAGTTATTTGGTGGAGAGACTCCAGTCTACCTACAATATGACTTCGTATCTATTAAAGGCGCTGGTGGGAAGATGTCTTCTTCAAGTGGAAATCTAATCACTGTAAATGATATTTTAAAAGTCTATGAGCCAGAAATGGTCAGATGGATTTTTGCTTCATACAAGTCTAACGTAGACTTCGCTGTTAGCTTTGACCTAGATGTACTAAAAACTTACGAAGACTTCGACAGACAAGAAAGACTTGCATATGGTCTAGAGGCCGGTAACGAAAAGAAAGTAAATATGGCCAAGAGAGTTTATGAACTCTCTCAAATTAGCGAGCAACCAGAGCAGTGTCCGTTTCAGCCGTCTTTTAGACATCTTTGCAATATCTTACAAATTAATGACGGAAATATTGATCAAGCAAGAAACTATTACAAAGATGAAATCAAAACACAACGTGATCAGAGGCGCTTTAACGAAAGAAGTACATGTGCACTATTTTGGCTTGAAAACTATGCTCCAGAAGAGTTTAAATTTCAGATTAATAAATCTGCAGTAGAATACTCTGTTGATGATAAGCAAAAAGAATTTATGAATAAGTTTACTAGCTTTATGGAAAGTGATTGGGATTCAATATCAACAGACAAAGAACTTCATGAAAAGATGTATGAAATCATTCATGCCGTTGAAGTTCAGCCAAATGATGTATTTCCTGTTATGTACCAAAAGTTAATCTGCAAAGAGAAAGGACCTAAATTAGCAGGCTTCATTCGAACCATTGGTAAAGACAGAGTTCTACAACTATTTAAATAG